A genomic region of Glycine max cultivar Williams 82 chromosome 15, Glycine_max_v4.0, whole genome shotgun sequence contains the following coding sequences:
- the LOC100776438 gene encoding berberine bridge enzyme-like 21 has product MEKPSPLATIMLPIVIVLLLSPHASYAAQATESVYETFVDCLRNYINSPNISNIVFAQTNSSYSSILRAYIRNARFNTTSSPKPLIIVAPVQESHVQTAVICAESIDMQIKTRSGGHDFEGLSYISDEPFIMLDMFNLRNITVDAQNKVAVVQAGATLGELYYRIWEKSDVLGFPAGVCHTVGVGGHFSGGGYGNMMRKYGLSIDHISDAQIVDVKGRILNKESMGEDLFWAIRGGGGASFGVILSYTIKLVPVPEVVTVFQVEKTLEQNATDLVVQWQQVAPYTDERLFMRLQLHPMISNVGERHKTVRAAVMTMFLGGAEELVSLLDKKFPTLGLKKENCIEMSWIESVVWWDSFPNGAHPEALLGRNLNSAKFLKRKSDYVKDPISKDGLEWIWKRMIELGQTGMAFNPYGGRMNEISANATAFPHRAGNLFKIEYSANWEEPGGSAEKNFTTQIRRLHSYMTPFVSKNPRRAFLNYRDLDIGINHHDNNSYQEGEVYGFKYFDDNFYRLAKIKTEVDPGNYFRNEQSIPTLKL; this is encoded by the exons ATGGAAAAACCAAGTCCATTGGCCACTATTATGCTCCCCATTGTTATTGTGCTTTTGCTTTCACCCCATGCATCATATGCTGCCCAAGCAACAGAATCAGTATATGAAACTTTTGTTGACTGTCTAAGAAACTACATTAACTCCCCCAACATCTCTAACATAGTCTTTGCCCAAACCAACTCTTCCTATTCTTCCATTCTCCGTGCATACATTCGTAATGCCCGGTTCAACACCACCTCTTCACCAAAACCTTTAATCATAGTCGCACCAGTGCAAGAATCTCATGTCCAGACTGCCGTAATCTGTGCAGAAAGCATTGATATGCAAATTAAAACAAGAAGTGGTGGCCATGACTTTGAAGGCCTCTCATACATCTCTGATGAGCCCTTCATCATGCTTGACATGTTCAACCTCCGCAACATCACAGTGGATGCGCAAAACAAGGTTGCTGTGGTCCAAGCCGGTGCCACACTTGGCGAACTTTATTATAGGATTTGGGAGAAGAGTGATGTTCTTGGCTTTCCTGCAGGGGTGTGCCACACTGTTGGTGTTGGTGGTCATTTCAGTGGAGGAGGGTATGGTAACATGATGAGAAAATATGGGTTATCCATTGATCACATCAGTGATGCTCAAATTGTTGACGTCAAAGGTAGGATTCTAAACAAGGAGTCAATGGGGGAAGACCTTTTTTGGGCTATTAGAGGAGGTGGAGGAGCAAGTTTTGGTGTCATATTATCATACACAATTAAGTTGGTTCCTGTGCCTGAAGTTGTTACTGTTTTTCAG GTTGAGAAGACTTTGGAGCAAAATGCCACTGATCTTGTTGTGCAATGGCAACAAGTTGCACCGTACACGGATGAAAGGCTTTTCATGAGACTGCAGTTACACCCCATGATTTCGAACGTCGGAGAGAGGCACAAAACTGTTAGAGCCGCGGTTATGACTATGTTTCTGGGAGGAGCAGAAGAGCTTGTGTCACTTTTGGACAAAAAGTTTCCAACTTTGGGTCTAAAGAAGGAGAATTGCATTGAAATGAGTTGGATTGAGTCTGTGGTTTGGTGGGATAGTTTTCCAAATGGTGCCCACCCAGAAGCTCTACTTGGCAGAAATCTCAACTCAGCAAAGTTCCTCAAAAGGAAATCTGATTATGTGAAGGATCCAATTTCCAAAGACGGGTTAGAATGGATATGGAAAAGGATGATTGAGTTGGGACAAACAGGTATGGCTTTCAATCCATATGGCGGAAGAATGAATGAGATTTCAGCAAATGCTACAGCATTTCCTCACCGAGCAGGAAATCTGTTCAAAATTGAGTATTCTGCCAATTGGGAGGAACCTGGAGGTTCTGCAGAGAAGAACTTTACAACACAAATTAGAAGGTTACATAGCTACATGACACCATTTGTGTCCAAAAATCCAAGGAGGGCTTTTCTGAATTATAGGGACCTTGACATTGGTATTAATCACCATGATAACAATAGCTACCAAGAAGGGGAGGTTTATGGTTTTAAGTACTTCGATGACAACTTCTATAGACTGGCGAAGATTAAAACTGAGGTTGATCCCGGAAACTATTTCAGAAATGAACAGAGTATCCCAACGCTAAAATTGTGA